A stretch of Candidatus Poribacteria bacterium DNA encodes these proteins:
- a CDS encoding phytanoyl-CoA dioxygenase family protein, protein MTSTRLNDQQMAFFDTFGFLSFPGLLADCADKIIDEFEAIWNSHGGGHHGALHDGVNRSCIFPFPDRSEYLSSILDDPRIHDIAASICGDDFNYTSGDGNFYAGDTRWHSDGYDGNRPMSIKIAFYLDPLTRDTGALRIIPGSHRVGEPYADTIERDIRESRQIWGMSGPEVPALILETNPGDIVVFNHNLKHAAFGGAERRRMYTMNFCRRYPEERLGELRDKLGNEARFWIDRIHGEAMIRTAGPERMVHLEQVMENDTHLAELHQELRKTMTEPSRG, encoded by the coding sequence ATGACATCAACACGACTCAACGATCAGCAGATGGCATTCTTTGATACATTTGGTTTCCTGTCCTTTCCTGGATTATTGGCTGACTGTGCCGATAAAATTATCGACGAGTTTGAAGCTATCTGGAATTCCCACGGTGGTGGACACCATGGCGCACTGCACGACGGAGTAAATCGTTCTTGTATCTTCCCGTTCCCGGATCGCAGCGAGTACCTCAGCTCTATACTGGACGATCCGCGTATCCACGACATCGCCGCCAGCATTTGTGGTGATGATTTTAACTACACCAGCGGCGATGGCAATTTCTACGCTGGGGATACCCGTTGGCACTCCGATGGCTACGACGGCAACAGACCTATGAGCATCAAGATTGCTTTCTATCTCGATCCGCTGACCCGCGACACCGGCGCACTCCGCATTATTCCCGGAAGCCATCGCGTTGGCGAGCCTTACGCCGACACGATTGAACGCGATATCCGTGAGAGCAGGCAGATCTGGGGGATGTCCGGTCCTGAAGTTCCAGCGCTCATTCTGGAGACGAACCCCGGCGATATTGTCGTCTTCAATCACAACCTCAAGCACGCTGCGTTTGGAGGAGCTGAACGGCGACGGATGTACACGATGAACTTCTGCCGCCGCTATCCGGAAGAACGACTTGGGGAGTTGCGCGATAAACTCGGCAACGAGGCACGGTTTTGGATTGATCGCATCCACGGCGAAGCGATGATTCGCACCGCGGGGCCGGAGCGGATGGTGCACTTGGAACAAGTGATGGAAAATGACACCCATCTCGCTGAATTACATCAAGAACTCAGAAAGACGATGACCGAACCGTCACGCGGCTGA
- a CDS encoding phytanoyl-CoA dioxygenase family protein: MGSTRLNDQQMAFFDTFGFLSFPGLLADCADKIIDEFEAVWAAHGGGHNGALHDGVNRSCICPFPDLSEYLSSLLDDPRIHDIAASICGDDFNYTSGDGNLYAGDTRWHSDGYNGNRLMDIKIPFYLDPLTRDTGALRVVPGSHRVGDPYADTIERDIRESGQIWGLSGPEVPALVLETNPGDIVVFNQNLKHAAFGGSERRRMYTMNFCSRYPEERLGELRDMFXXIHGEAMIRTAGPERMVHLEQVMENDIHLAELHRELRETMTEPSRG; the protein is encoded by the coding sequence ATGGGGTCAACACGCCTCAACGACCAACAGATGGCATTCTTTGATACGTTTGGGTTCCTGTCCTTCCCGGGATTATTGGCTGACTGTGCTGATAAGATTATTGACGAGTTTGAAGCTGTCTGGGCTGCCCACGGTGGCGGACATAACGGCGCGTTGCACGACGGGGTGAATCGTTCTTGCATCTGTCCGTTCCCGGATCTCAGTGAGTACCTCAGTTCCTTACTGGACGATCCGCGCATCCACGACATCGCTGCTAGTATTTGTGGTGATGACTTTAACTATACAAGTGGCGACGGGAATCTCTACGCCGGGGATACCCGTTGGCACTCCGATGGCTACAACGGAAACCGGCTGATGGACATCAAGATCCCTTTCTACCTCGATCCGCTCACCCGCGATACGGGTGCACTTCGTGTGGTCCCCGGCAGCCACCGCGTTGGCGATCCTTATGCCGACACGATTGAACGCGATATCCGTGAGAGCGGACAGATCTGGGGGCTGTCTGGTCCTGAAGTCCCGGCACTCGTTTTGGAGACAAATCCCGGCGATATTGTTGTTTTCAACCAAAACCTCAAGCACGCTGCGTTTGGCGGTTCTGAGCGACGACGGATGTACACAATGAACTTCTGCAGTCGTTACCCCGAGGAGCGGCTTGGGGAATTGCGTGACATGTTCNNNNNNATCCACGGCGAAGCGATGATTCGCACTGCCGGTCCAGAGCGGATGGTGCACTTGGAGCAGGTGATGGAGAATGATATCCACCTCGCTGAATTACATCGGGAACTGAGAGAGACGATGACGGAGCCTTCACGGGGTTGA
- a CDS encoding site-specific DNA-methyltransferase: MNKTEPNPRKGGTKTSAFGISGRINHDSSEFYNSKLYAGKKPSEKVEFIENSIDNVILNQIYCKSSENMSEIPDSSIHLMVTSPPYNVQKEYDQDLSLGEYRELLRSVFTQTHKKLVTGGRACINVANLGRKPYIPLHSYIIEDMLEIGYYMRGEIIWNKASSASPSTAWGSWMSAANPVLRDIHEYILVFSKGSFSRKRNRKENSIRKEEFLEWTKSVWTFPAVSARSIGHPAPFPEELPHRLIQLYTFKNDVVLDPFCGSGTACLAALKSGRNYIGYDIDEKYVELANDRIERYTSQKRLFD, encoded by the coding sequence ATGAATAAAACCGAACCGAATCCCCGAAAAGGCGGCACAAAGACGAGTGCGTTTGGAATTTCTGGAAGAATAAACCATGATTCCAGCGAATTTTATAATAGCAAATTGTACGCTGGTAAGAAACCCTCGGAAAAAGTTGAATTCATAGAAAATTCAATTGACAATGTAATCCTCAATCAAATCTATTGCAAATCAAGTGAAAATATGTCGGAGATACCGGATTCAAGTATCCATCTAATGGTGACTTCTCCACCATATAATGTGCAGAAAGAATACGATCAGGATTTGTCCCTAGGTGAATACAGAGAACTGCTTAGGAGCGTGTTCACCCAAACCCATAAAAAATTGGTGACAGGTGGACGGGCATGTATTAACGTTGCAAATCTAGGGCGCAAACCTTATATCCCATTGCACAGCTATATCATCGAAGATATGTTAGAAATTGGCTATTATATGCGGGGAGAAATCATCTGGAATAAAGCATCCAGTGCTAGTCCTTCAACAGCATGGGGGAGTTGGATGTCTGCAGCGAATCCTGTTCTGAGGGATATTCATGAATATATCTTAGTTTTTTCTAAAGGATCGTTTTCAAGGAAACGCAACCGTAAAGAGAATTCCATCAGAAAAGAAGAATTCCTAGAATGGACGAAAAGCGTCTGGACATTCCCAGCGGTATCTGCCAGAAGTATTGGGCATCCTGCTCCGTTTCCCGAAGAATTGCCGCATCGATTGATTCAGTTATACACATTCAAAAACGATGTTGTTTTAGACCCATTCTGTGGTAGTGGCACGGCTTGTTTAGCTGCACTTAAATCAGGTAGAAATTATATCGGCTATGATATTGATGAAAAATATGTTGAACTTGCAAATGACAGGATAGAACGATACACCTCTCAAAAGAGACTATTTGACTAA